TTCTCATCTGCTAGTACAAAACGCATCCGCGTCGCACAGTGAGTAACCGCAGAAACATTTTCCTTGCCGCCAACAGCCTCAAGTAAGACCTTGGCGTCCTTTTCAAATTTCCCCATGGAATTCGTCTCCTTTTTTCGGACATTTTCTTGATCGCGAAAATATCCTGTTTCATTTATAACCCCATTGTAACCGATACCAAACTTGTAGGCAACTTGTTTGTTGCAATTCAAACATTTTTTTGCTAAAATGTTCCCAGTTGTATGGTAAAAACAAAACAAGTGAGGCATCTATGAAGAAATACCAGCAGATTTTTAAAGAATTAGAACGACAGATTTTAGAGGAAACCTACCTAACCGGTGATTTTCTCCCCAGCGAATACGAACTGATGGCACGCTATGCTGTCAGCCGTGATACCGTACGCAAGGCCCTTGAAGAGCTCCAAAAAGCAGGCTTGATTCAAAAAATTCGTGGCCAAGGGTCAAAAGTGCTCAAAAAAGAGCAAATTGACTTTCCCGTTTCTCACTTGACCAGCTATCGCGAATTGGTTGAGCAATACGGAATCAACTCCATCACGAATGTCATTAGTTTAGAAAAGGTCACTGTCGATCAAAAATTATCCCAACTGACTGGCTTTCCTGAATTTCGCATTGTCTGGAAAATTGTCCGCCAACGGGTCGTGGATAATGTCGCTTCTGTTCTTGACACGGATTATCTGGATAAACAGGTAGCTCCTGAGCTCACACGCCAAATCGCAGAGGATTCGATTTATGCCTATTTGGAAGAAAAACTCCATCTTCCAATTGCCTATGCCACAAAGGAAATTACCATCGATCAAGCAAGAGATCGGGATAAAATACTCATGGATATCAAGGGAGACCATCATGTAGTATCCGTCAAATCCAAGGTTTATCTTACAGATGGTCAACAATTTCAATTTACTGAGAGCCGCCATAAATTAGAAAAATTCCGCTTTGTCGATTTTGCCAAACGTCATCATTGAGCTAAAAAAGACTTGAATTTCCCCTATCCAAAAGGAAATTCAAGTCTTTTCTCTTACAAAGCTACAACCCAGCCATAAAGACGAAGCTGTGGTTTGACTTCCTTGAAATGAAAACGATCATAGGCTCGCCAAGCTAGACGTGCTTCCTCCGTCATCTCAAGATGACTTAAGCCAATCATCAAACTTACAGACTGATAAAATTTTTCAAGGCCGATGAAAAGCTTATTATTGTCGGTTTCCTTTTGGAGAATCGAGTAGACATCTTCAAAGATTTCTCTTAGCTTTAACTCCTCACGAAGCCCTTTCTCACAAGTCTGTAATTCCTTTTCTACATTTTCAATCAGCTCTTTAGCTGTCACTTCTAGATGTTCCATCTACCTTCTCCTTTCTGAAATTGGGAATACCTCTCAATTTAATCTGTTGTTATGTTATTTTGTAAAATCTATTGTAGCACTTTCTCCTTTTTTTGACAAGTATTTTTAGGCTCAATATGCAAAAAAGACCTAGACACTTCCAATCGGAATGTATGCTCTAAGTCTTTTTCAATCTTATAAAAGTCGTTACGGGTCATCTCTGATGGAATGCCGGAGTAAATCTCTCACCCCCAAGCATGTCCCACTCAGTCAAGTCCTGCATGTTTAGTCCTTTTTCTTGGCATCTGCTTCTTCAAGCTCCAAGGGACGAATTTCTAGCTTAACCTTGGTTACACGGCCGCTTTTGACCTTATCATTGGTCAAAGTCAGTACCTTGTTTTGACTTTCCACTTCATGAGAGAGGCGTTCTTTGGCCGTCGGAATAGAGCCAACACCCGTCAAATAATAGCCTGCGATGGTGTCAACATCATCGCTTTCTAGCTCGACATCAAAGTATTCGTTGAAGTCATTGAGGTTCATAGCACCTTGAACAATATAGGTCAAATCAGAAATCTGGTGAACATCAATCTCTGCCTTGTCCGTTTCATCATCAATTTCTCCGACAATCTCCTCTAGCAAGTCTTCCAAGGTCACAAGCCCTGCCATTCCACCGTATTCATCAAGCAAAATAGCCATCTGATTTTGTGTATTACGAAGCTCCGTCAACAAATCATCCACGAAAATTGTCTCATGGACAAACAAAGCTTCTTGCAAAATCTTACGCAGGACAATATTGTCAAAACCATTTGTAAAAGCCGCATTCAGCAAGCGCTT
The window above is part of the Streptococcus himalayensis genome. Proteins encoded here:
- the treR gene encoding trehalose operon repressor, whose product is MKKYQQIFKELERQILEETYLTGDFLPSEYELMARYAVSRDTVRKALEELQKAGLIQKIRGQGSKVLKKEQIDFPVSHLTSYRELVEQYGINSITNVISLEKVTVDQKLSQLTGFPEFRIVWKIVRQRVVDNVASVLDTDYLDKQVAPELTRQIAEDSIYAYLEEKLHLPIAYATKEITIDQARDRDKILMDIKGDHHVVSVKSKVYLTDGQQFQFTESRHKLEKFRFVDFAKRHH